The following are from one region of the Halarcobacter sp. genome:
- a CDS encoding metal ABC transporter solute-binding protein, Zn/Mn family, protein MFKIFFILLLFYSSAFSMIAVTVTYPVEAFFLKKIADKTFYIRVIEESETKFNLDDLSKIKKFATSHYYINFALDEEKIIEDYFKKRNPNLKVFNMGESLPFLKLKDGKINPFIWLDPILARDIAKNIYMAVSKINPNDKEIYKINYERFLDELDETYLDIKKRLVESDLYGIFSFNNELDYFTNRFRINNYHRKYKMLHIDDVSSLLKFVRKENIKHILISNEADFRVAQSFKGHIDGKIVEYNIYTRNWKVNLYTILRGIENF, encoded by the coding sequence ATGTTTAAAATTTTTTTCATATTATTGCTTTTTTATTCATCAGCTTTCTCAATGATTGCTGTAACTGTTACTTATCCTGTAGAAGCTTTCTTTTTAAAAAAAATTGCAGATAAAACTTTTTATATTAGGGTTATTGAAGAAAGTGAAACAAAATTTAATTTAGATGATTTATCAAAAATAAAAAAATTTGCAACAAGTCATTATTATATTAATTTTGCTTTAGATGAAGAAAAAATCATAGAAGACTATTTTAAGAAAAGAAATCCAAATTTAAAAGTTTTTAACATGGGTGAATCTCTTCCTTTTTTAAAACTAAAAGATGGCAAGATTAATCCTTTTATTTGGCTAGACCCAATATTGGCAAGAGATATTGCAAAAAATATATATATGGCTGTTAGTAAAATAAATCCAAATGATAAAGAGATATATAAAATAAATTATGAAAGATTTTTAGATGAATTAGATGAAACATATCTTGATATCAAAAAAAGATTAGTAGAAAGTGATCTTTACGGTATTTTTTCTTTTAATAATGAATTAGACTATTTTACAAATAGATTTAGAATAAACAATTATCATCGTAAATATAAGATGTTACACATCGATGATGTTTCCTCTTTATTAAAATTTGTCAGAAAAGAGAACATCAAACATATTTTAATCTCAAATGAAGCAGATTTTAGAGTTGCTCAATCTTTTAAGGGGCATATTGATGGTAAGATTGTTGAATATAATATTTATACTAGAAATTGGAAAGTTAATCTTTATACTATATTAAGAGGTATTGAAAACTTTTAA
- a CDS encoding chemotaxis protein CheW, translating into MSKNLIDYKGIKVKKELYPIIKHIEDVDKYREELGRLSSSWDIFALLGQLGDINIDIGKTKENFLNLTTTLLNHLSDETVKKVTAEMEFKAQVAIDIVIRNLFERTADIGFLSTDDDIRDFLLHYVSKYNKESNLLKEGIQKRFLEYVKKYSVYYDIVLADTKGKVVARLDESINIENVDLNFVNKVLNSSEEYVETYDSHNFLPQYKKSLVYSYKVTRTNNFNSESLGVLCLCFKFTDEMKGIFNNLIDKKNKETITILDEEGYVIASSDEDCIPLNSKQEIVVDSRYKIVSFAGRDFISKSCLTNGYQGFKGLKWHGHIMIPLEYAFLSEESNTTKEVDDDIIEAMMDNEQHFSKDLKEVFNKSKNIQDNLSRVIWNGNVAQSKVKSSNREFSKSLLSEIGVTGLKANSSLNNLNRTIINSILKDSEFLSSLAIDIMDRNLYERANDCRWWALTTYFRKALDDKDTLEQKEEQISSILKYINDLYTVYTNLLVFDKNGKIIAVSNEKEKHLIGKVLSDSWVERTLNLENTQKYCVSDFEKTNLYNNESTYVYCSAIRSFENDSKINGGIAIVFDSTPQFQAMLEETLPSDNSSVFAIFADRDKNVISSTNKELSVDSKINIDDKFFKLKNNEKLSEIIEIDNKYYALGVRCSKGYREYKSSEDDYKNDVFCLVFIYIGKKCLNGLSQIKRKKFINSNILKKSLDSNSVELATFRLGKKFLAVHAKNVIESIGIDKLEKSIDMDKKNPFKGMVLHKDRLISVLDIRSFINEEIQDEELKTIILLEYDKDNKEHCIGILVSSLESISLVESKSIQQIQSHFLGAGALIESIVEIDDLDEPEVAMILDIKKIDDNLTQRDSTN; encoded by the coding sequence ATGTCAAAAAATTTAATAGATTATAAAGGGATAAAGGTAAAAAAAGAGCTTTATCCAATAATTAAACATATAGAAGATGTAGACAAGTATCGGGAAGAATTGGGAAGACTTAGCTCATCTTGGGATATATTTGCATTATTAGGTCAATTAGGTGATATCAATATTGATATAGGTAAAACAAAAGAAAATTTTTTAAATCTTACTACTACATTATTAAATCACTTAAGTGACGAAACTGTTAAAAAAGTAACTGCAGAGATGGAATTTAAAGCACAAGTTGCAATTGATATTGTAATTAGAAATCTATTTGAGCGTACTGCAGATATTGGATTTTTATCTACAGATGATGATATTAGAGACTTTTTATTGCATTATGTTTCAAAATACAATAAAGAAAGTAATCTTTTAAAAGAGGGGATACAAAAAAGATTTTTAGAATATGTGAAAAAATATTCTGTGTATTATGATATTGTTCTTGCTGATACTAAGGGGAAAGTTGTTGCAAGATTAGATGAAAGTATAAATATAGAAAATGTCGATTTAAATTTTGTTAATAAGGTTTTAAATTCAAGTGAAGAGTATGTTGAAACATATGATTCACATAATTTTTTACCACAATATAAAAAATCTTTAGTTTATTCATATAAAGTTACAAGAACTAACAATTTTAATTCTGAATCACTTGGTGTATTATGTCTTTGTTTTAAATTTACTGATGAGATGAAAGGAATTTTCAATAATCTTATTGATAAAAAAAATAAAGAAACAATAACAATATTAGATGAAGAAGGGTATGTGATAGCTTCAAGTGATGAGGATTGTATACCTTTAAATTCAAAACAAGAGATTGTTGTGGATTCTAGATATAAAATTGTATCTTTTGCAGGAAGAGATTTTATCTCAAAATCTTGTTTAACAAATGGGTATCAAGGCTTTAAGGGTTTAAAATGGCACGGACATATTATGATACCTTTAGAGTATGCTTTTTTAAGTGAAGAATCTAATACTACAAAAGAAGTTGATGATGATATAATTGAAGCAATGATGGATAATGAACAACATTTCTCAAAAGATTTAAAAGAGGTATTTAATAAAAGTAAAAATATCCAAGATAATCTAAGCCGTGTAATATGGAATGGTAATGTTGCACAAAGTAAAGTAAAGTCATCAAATAGGGAGTTTTCAAAGTCGTTATTATCTGAAATTGGTGTAACTGGACTAAAAGCAAATTCATCTTTAAATAATTTGAATAGAACTATTATAAATTCTATTTTAAAAGATAGTGAGTTTTTATCATCATTAGCTATTGATATTATGGATAGAAATCTTTATGAAAGAGCAAATGATTGTAGATGGTGGGCTTTAACTACATATTTTAGAAAAGCATTAGATGATAAAGATACCTTAGAGCAAAAAGAGGAGCAAATATCATCTATATTAAAATATATAAATGACCTTTATACAGTTTATACAAATCTACTTGTTTTTGATAAAAATGGAAAAATTATAGCTGTTTCAAATGAAAAAGAGAAACATTTAATAGGTAAAGTTCTTTCTGATTCTTGGGTTGAAAGAACTTTAAATTTAGAAAATACACAAAAATATTGTGTATCAGATTTTGAAAAAACAAATCTTTATAATAACGAATCAACATATGTATATTGTAGTGCTATCAGATCTTTTGAAAATGATTCAAAAATAAATGGTGGAATAGCTATAGTTTTTGATTCTACTCCACAATTTCAAGCTATGCTAGAAGAAACTTTACCAAGTGATAACTCATCTGTTTTTGCAATATTTGCCGATAGGGATAAAAATGTAATATCTTCAACAAACAAAGAACTTAGTGTAGATTCAAAGATAAATATTGATGATAAGTTTTTCAAACTAAAAAACAATGAGAAACTTAGTGAAATAATTGAAATAGACAATAAATACTATGCTTTAGGTGTCAGATGTTCAAAAGGTTATAGGGAATATAAAAGTAGCGAAGATGACTATAAAAATGATGTTTTTTGTTTAGTATTTATTTATATAGGAAAAAAATGTCTAAATGGATTGTCTCAAATAAAAAGAAAAAAATTTATAAATAGCAATATCTTAAAAAAATCATTAGATTCAAATAGTGTAGAGTTGGCAACTTTTAGGTTAGGTAAAAAGTTTTTAGCAGTTCATGCAAAAAATGTTATTGAATCAATTGGTATAGATAAGTTAGAAAAATCTATTGATATGGATAAGAAGAATCCTTTTAAAGGGATGGTTTTACATAAAGATAGGCTTATTTCTGTATTAGATATTAGAAGTTTTATTAATGAAGAGATTCAAGATGAAGAGTTAAAAACAATTATACTTTTAGAATATGATAAAGACAATAAAGAGCATTGTATAGGAATACTTGTATCATCTTTAGAGAGTATCTCTTTAGTTGAATCAAAATCAATTCAACAAATACAAAGTCATTTTTTAGGAGCAGGGGCTTTAATTGAAAGTATTGTTGAGATTGATGATTTAGATGAACCTGAAGTAGCTATGATTTTAGATATTAAAAAAATAGATGACAATTTAACACAAAGAGATTCAACTAATTAG
- a CDS encoding YgiQ family radical SAM protein — protein sequence MFLPTTKEEMNKRGWSQCDVILVSGDAYIDSPFIGVAVVGRILEAQGFKVGIIGQPDIKNDDIKRLGEPRLYWGVSGGSIDSMVSNYTATKKFRNVDDYTPGGTNDKRPDRATLVYTNLIRRHYKDTVPIVLGGIEASLRRVTHYDFWSNKLRKPVLFDAKADYLIYGMGEMAIREFTSALDKGLDPREVRGVCYISKEPVEDYIQLPSHDECLKDKEKYIDLFDDFYKNNDPINAKGLCQKVDTRYAIQNPPCDYLDEGEMDEVASYKYERDLHPYHKPQGKVKCLETVKFSIQTHHGCWGECNFCAIGVHQGRTIRTRSEKNILWEAKEFTKDKSFKGIISDVGGPTANMYGYECGKKLKKGTCDDIRCVDYDRLCKVMKVDHSRSINLLRDIRKVPGVKKAFVASGLRYDFIPADKKHGYTYLKELVEHHISGQMKVAPEHTSDRVLQLMGKPGKQPLIEFKKMYDRLNKEAGKKQFLTYYLIAAHPGCEEKDMHELKHFTTHELKMNPEQAQVFTPTPGTYSSVMYYTELDPVTRKKIYVEKDRARKEKQKNIVIDKKYYQRRSKSSAGMQS from the coding sequence ATGTTTTTACCTACAACAAAAGAAGAGATGAATAAAAGAGGCTGGAGCCAATGTGATGTGATTTTAGTATCAGGAGATGCATATATAGATTCTCCTTTTATTGGAGTTGCTGTTGTTGGACGAATCCTAGAAGCACAAGGTTTCAAAGTTGGGATTATTGGGCAGCCAGATATAAAAAATGATGATATAAAAAGATTGGGTGAACCTAGACTTTACTGGGGAGTTAGCGGTGGAAGTATTGATTCAATGGTATCAAACTACACTGCTACAAAAAAATTTAGAAATGTAGATGATTATACTCCTGGTGGAACAAATGATAAAAGACCTGATAGGGCAACTTTAGTTTACACAAATCTTATTAGAAGACATTATAAAGATACAGTTCCTATTGTTTTAGGTGGGATTGAAGCTAGTTTAAGAAGAGTTACCCATTATGATTTTTGGTCAAACAAATTAAGAAAACCAGTTTTATTTGATGCAAAAGCTGATTATCTTATCTATGGAATGGGTGAGATGGCAATTAGAGAGTTTACAAGTGCTTTAGACAAAGGTTTAGACCCAAGAGAGGTTAGGGGAGTTTGTTATATCTCTAAAGAACCAGTTGAGGATTATATTCAACTTCCAAGCCATGATGAGTGTTTAAAAGATAAAGAGAAATATATAGACCTTTTTGATGATTTTTATAAAAACAATGACCCTATAAACGCAAAAGGACTTTGTCAAAAAGTTGATACAAGATATGCTATTCAAAATCCTCCATGTGATTATTTAGATGAAGGTGAAATGGATGAGGTTGCTTCATATAAGTATGAAAGGGATTTACACCCATATCATAAACCCCAAGGAAAAGTAAAATGTTTAGAAACAGTTAAGTTTTCTATACAAACTCACCATGGATGTTGGGGAGAGTGTAACTTCTGTGCAATTGGAGTTCATCAAGGAAGAACAATAAGAACAAGAAGTGAAAAAAATATTCTTTGGGAAGCAAAAGAGTTTACAAAAGATAAAAGCTTCAAAGGTATTATCTCTGATGTTGGTGGACCAACTGCTAATATGTATGGGTATGAGTGTGGTAAAAAACTTAAAAAAGGAACTTGCGACGATATAAGATGTGTTGATTATGACAGACTATGTAAAGTTATGAAGGTTGACCATAGTAGAAGTATAAATCTTTTAAGAGATATTAGAAAAGTTCCCGGGGTGAAAAAAGCTTTTGTTGCTTCAGGATTAAGATATGATTTTATTCCAGCAGATAAAAAACATGGATATACATATCTTAAAGAGTTAGTTGAACATCATATCTCTGGACAAATGAAAGTAGCACCTGAACACACTTCTGATAGAGTTTTACAACTTATGGGGAAACCAGGAAAACAGCCTTTAATTGAGTTTAAAAAGATGTATGATAGATTAAACAAAGAAGCTGGAAAAAAACAGTTTCTAACATATTATTTAATTGCAGCTCATCCTGGATGTGAAGAGAAAGATATGCATGAGTTAAAACATTTTACAACCCATGAATTAAAAATGAATCCAGAACAAGCTCAAGTATTTACTCCAACACCTGGAACATACTCTTCTGTTATGTATTATACCGAGTTAGATCCAGTAACTAGAAAGAAAATATATGTTGAAAAAGATAGAGCAAGAAAAGAGAAACAAAAAAATATAGTAATCGATAAAAAGTATTATCAAAGACGAAGTAAATCAAGTGCAGGTATGCAAAGTTAA
- a CDS encoding thioredoxin family protein yields MKKFLLVILVLFSSLYAVSTDLGYETSYSKALIKAKKENKNIMMFVVQKSCPWCRKMEKQTLKKQNIDSLVKRDFVPLIVDEASNNYPSKFKANLFPTTYFISKDKEEIISKVLGYKNKKEFYYILKEANGK; encoded by the coding sequence ATGAAAAAGTTTTTATTAGTTATATTAGTTTTATTTTCTAGTTTATATGCTGTCTCAACAGATTTGGGATATGAAACTTCATATTCAAAAGCCTTAATAAAAGCAAAAAAAGAAAATAAAAATATTATGATGTTTGTTGTTCAAAAATCTTGCCCTTGGTGTAGAAAAATGGAGAAACAAACTTTAAAAAAACAAAATATAGATTCCCTTGTAAAAAGAGATTTTGTCCCTTTGATTGTTGATGAAGCTTCAAATAATTATCCTAGTAAATTTAAAGCAAACTTGTTTCCTACAACATATTTTATTAGTAAGGATAAAGAAGAAATTATCTCAAAGGTTCTAGGATATAAAAACAAAAAAGAGTTTTATTATATTTTAAAAGAGGCAAATGGGAAATGA
- a CDS encoding adenylate kinase: MKKLFLIIGAPGSGKTTDAELIAEKHQKITHYSTGDMFRAEIASGSQRGAVIESCVSKGNLVPIDIAIETILSAIKNAPTDIVIIDGYPRSVEQMTELNKYLETESEVELINTIEVVVSEDVARNRVLGRARGADDNVEVFNNRMNVYTEPLKDIQDFYSSKGILKKVDGERTIAQIVSEMDQFIQSKI; this comes from the coding sequence ATGAAGAAACTTTTTTTAATTATTGGAGCCCCTGGTTCTGGTAAAACCACAGATGCAGAACTAATCGCAGAAAAACATCAAAAAATAACACATTATTCTACAGGTGATATGTTCAGAGCTGAAATTGCTAGCGGTTCACAAAGAGGTGCAGTAATTGAATCTTGTGTATCAAAAGGAAATTTAGTTCCCATTGATATTGCAATTGAAACTATTTTAAGTGCTATTAAAAATGCTCCAACTGATATTGTTATAATTGATGGATATCCAAGAAGTGTAGAGCAAATGACAGAACTAAACAAATATTTAGAAACAGAATCAGAAGTTGAATTAATAAATACTATTGAAGTTGTAGTATCAGAGGATGTAGCAAGAAATAGAGTTTTAGGACGTGCTAGAGGAGCTGATGATAATGTTGAGGTGTTTAATAATAGAATGAATGTTTACACTGAACCTTTAAAAGATATTCAAGATTTTTATTCAAGTAAAGGTATTTTGAAAAAAGTAGATGGTGAGAGAACAATTGCCCAAATTGTTTCTGAAATGGATCAATTTATACAATCGAAAATATAA
- a CDS encoding molybdopterin-binding protein has translation MMNKEVNFYSVIIGTELLNGRRKDAHFAFLNEQLLKRGWVHKASFVIEDDTRLMENIYKLIKEDENSVMFSYGGIGATPDDYTREVAAKVFTAGKMEFHEESKKLIINQFGEEAYPHRVNMAYLPINAKLLKNVVNNVPGFYLEDRFFFTPGFPSMSQAMVVEALDKHYEKNSLQKYRKSLTAYCGENDLIDIMKTVPSEVELSSLPKMLDEKRMVVISLNGVDENLVNEYFSKFVDFLEKTSIKYLLKDISKK, from the coding sequence ATAATGAATAAAGAAGTTAATTTTTACTCTGTAATTATAGGAACTGAACTATTAAATGGACGAAGAAAAGATGCACATTTTGCATTTTTAAATGAACAGTTATTAAAAAGAGGTTGGGTCCATAAAGCTTCTTTTGTAATTGAAGATGATACTAGATTGATGGAAAATATCTATAAACTTATTAAAGAAGATGAAAACTCTGTGATGTTTTCTTATGGTGGTATTGGTGCAACTCCTGATGATTATACAAGAGAAGTTGCAGCAAAAGTTTTTACTGCTGGTAAAATGGAATTTCACGAAGAATCTAAAAAACTTATAATAAATCAATTTGGTGAAGAAGCTTATCCTCACAGAGTAAATATGGCATATCTTCCAATAAATGCAAAACTTTTAAAAAATGTAGTAAATAATGTTCCAGGATTCTACTTAGAAGATAGATTCTTTTTTACTCCTGGATTTCCTTCAATGAGTCAAGCTATGGTTGTTGAAGCTTTAGATAAGCATTATGAAAAAAACAGTTTACAAAAATACAGAAAATCTCTAACAGCTTATTGTGGAGAAAACGATTTAATAGATATTATGAAAACTGTTCCAAGTGAAGTTGAATTATCTTCTTTACCTAAAATGTTAGATGAAAAAAGAATGGTAGTGATTTCATTAAATGGGGTGGATGAGAATCTTGTTAATGAATATTTTTCAAAATTTGTGGATTTTTTAGAAAAGACATCTATAAAATATCTTTTAAAAGATATAAGTAAAAAATAA
- a CDS encoding 2OG-Fe(II) oxygenase: protein MNPKQLEQISNYVYCDSFLNSLEIETKLLPNPYHDYPFLVIKDFFSKEICDEIVNSKIKDNDAIDAKVKSENYENHIDKKIRKTKIYKLDKKYRTLYDKMFKLHQSKIEQYFNIALTTSTKIQVLEYKKDSFYVAHSDDSNMIMDNDKLIGFKCVVPNRKLTSVLFSTSYDESSSFNTFSGGELVFNYLYDKNGNQIKFKPEAGDMVLFLSNPYFTHEVLKVKEGYRLSIVQWHDALVV from the coding sequence ATGAACCCAAAACAGCTTGAACAAATAAGCAATTACGTTTATTGTGATAGTTTTTTAAACTCACTCGAAATAGAAACAAAACTACTTCCTAACCCTTATCATGATTACCCATTTTTGGTGATTAAAGATTTTTTTTCAAAAGAAATTTGTGATGAGATTGTTAATTCAAAAATAAAAGATAATGATGCAATTGATGCAAAAGTTAAATCTGAAAATTATGAAAATCATATTGATAAAAAAATTAGAAAAACAAAGATTTATAAATTAGATAAAAAGTATAGAACTCTTTATGATAAAATGTTTAAGCTTCATCAATCGAAAATAGAGCAGTATTTTAATATTGCACTTACAACAAGTACAAAAATACAAGTTTTAGAGTATAAAAAAGATTCTTTTTATGTTGCACATAGTGATGATTCCAATATGATTATGGATAATGATAAACTTATTGGATTTAAATGTGTTGTGCCAAATAGAAAACTAACAAGTGTTCTTTTTTCAACTTCTTATGATGAATCTTCCTCTTTTAATACTTTTAGTGGGGGAGAATTAGTATTTAATTATTTATATGACAAAAATGGCAATCAAATTAAATTTAAGCCTGAAGCTGGAGATATGGTACTTTTCCTAAGTAATCCATATTTTACCCATGAAGTTTTAAAAGTAAAAGAAGGGTATAGACTATCAATTGTTCAATGGCATGATGCTTTAGTTGTTTAA
- a CDS encoding diguanylate cyclase, protein MTHKILVSDNDIKLVAFLQEIIKDRRFQFILALSLEQVLEQLESETFFAAIVDFEKIDDNGKKIVEYILEKKIPTIATVEELTSTKYEELLKYPIIDYVINNNYAGKYYLADLLQGLEYFNGRKVLICYDNKKADKLESLVQIFNSLLFEPLLATSIKEAKSIISRESNLKIIYIDESIKGGSGIELCREIKQDINFKDSIIFSGAQNKNDLLELKEIRGKFYKSGVKDFISIPIDKEEFNTNILSMMKIIKQKNRLDTYVETVDKYVLISITNLKGIIVYASDAFCKISGYSKKELIGKSHNIVRHSEMPSSIYEDLWKTIKRGEVWSGEIKNRKKNGDFYWVNVKIEPIYDAFGEVMGYQSVRFDITDKKLVEELSLTDSLLGIHNRRKFNGIIDYQFTVWRRFREPFSIIFADLDDFKSVNDFYGHSQGDRVLIEFTNVINKTIRDVDSFCRWGGEEFIIICPYTDEKGAQVLAQKARVALENYRFIEIGQKTASFGVSTVNEKDTIDTLIERADAALYKAKQLGKNRVEFL, encoded by the coding sequence TTGACACATAAAATCCTAGTATCAGACAATGACATAAAATTAGTAGCTTTTCTCCAAGAGATAATAAAAGATAGAAGATTTCAATTTATTTTGGCTTTATCTTTGGAGCAAGTATTAGAGCAATTAGAAAGTGAAACTTTTTTTGCAGCAATTGTAGATTTTGAAAAAATTGATGACAATGGTAAAAAAATTGTTGAATATATTTTAGAAAAGAAAATTCCAACTATAGCCACTGTTGAAGAACTTACTTCTACTAAATATGAAGAATTATTAAAATACCCAATTATTGATTATGTGATAAATAATAACTATGCCGGTAAATATTATCTTGCTGATTTATTACAAGGCTTAGAGTATTTTAATGGTAGAAAAGTGCTTATTTGTTATGACAATAAAAAAGCTGATAAATTAGAATCACTTGTACAAATTTTCAACTCTTTATTATTTGAACCTTTACTTGCAACTTCAATAAAAGAAGCGAAAAGTATAATAAGTAGAGAGAGTAATCTAAAAATCATATATATAGATGAGAGTATAAAAGGTGGAAGTGGAATAGAGCTTTGTAGAGAGATAAAGCAAGATATAAATTTCAAAGACAGTATTATATTTTCAGGTGCACAAAATAAAAATGATTTATTGGAGCTAAAAGAGATAAGAGGTAAATTTTATAAAAGTGGTGTAAAAGATTTTATTTCTATTCCTATTGATAAAGAAGAGTTCAATACAAATATTCTTAGTATGATGAAAATTATAAAACAAAAAAATAGATTAGATACTTATGTTGAAACAGTAGATAAATATGTTTTAATCTCAATAACAAACTTAAAAGGGATAATTGTTTATGCCAGTGATGCTTTTTGTAAAATTAGCGGATACAGTAAAAAAGAGTTAATAGGAAAATCTCATAATATTGTAAGACATTCAGAAATGCCATCATCTATATATGAAGATTTATGGAAAACCATAAAAAGAGGTGAAGTTTGGTCTGGGGAGATTAAAAATAGGAAAAAAAATGGAGATTTTTATTGGGTAAATGTAAAAATTGAACCAATTTATGACGCTTTTGGAGAAGTTATGGGATATCAATCAGTCAGATTTGATATTACAGATAAAAAACTTGTAGAAGAGTTATCTTTAACTGATTCTTTATTAGGTATTCATAACAGACGTAAATTTAATGGGATAATTGATTATCAGTTTACTGTATGGAGAAGATTTAGAGAACCATTTAGTATAATTTTTGCGGATTTAGATGATTTTAAATCTGTAAATGATTTTTATGGTCATAGTCAAGGAGATAGAGTACTAATTGAGTTTACTAATGTTATAAATAAAACAATAAGAGATGTGGATAGTTTTTGTAGATGGGGTGGAGAAGAGTTTATTATTATTTGTCCTTATACAGATGAAAAAGGTGCTCAAGTTTTAGCCCAAAAAGCAAGAGTTGCATTGGAAAACTATAGATTTATAGAGATTGGACAAAAAACAGCAAGTTTTGGAGTATCTACAGTAAATGAAAAAGATACAATCGATACTTTGATAGAAAGAGCAGATGCTGCCTTGTACAAAGCAAAACAACTTGGAAAGAATAGAGTTGAATTTTTATAA
- a CDS encoding zinc transporter ZntB, with protein sequence MSQNGLSHALVLDKNGSAKEISYEQLKSYDNKDGLLWVHFDYSSSEAIEWIGEYSGIDPIAVEALLTDETRPRTTILDDNILIALRGVNLNPNSDPEDMISIRLFISENVIISTKKRDLLSVKDIITSLNHNKGPINSSEFLVAIADRLTCRMEGTIDNIQDSASEIEELVIESNSLELRTKISTIRREAIALRRYLSPQREAIYTLYHSKISWISDYDKIQLREINDQLIRYVEELDSINDKVALVQDELTNKVTEQMNQRMYLLSILSAIFLPLGFLTGLLGINVGGVPGAENKDSFMIFTLFLLVIGIVQYYLLKKFKWI encoded by the coding sequence ATGAGTCAAAATGGTTTATCTCATGCCTTGGTGCTTGATAAAAATGGTTCAGCAAAAGAGATTTCATATGAACAATTAAAAAGCTATGATAATAAAGATGGCTTATTGTGGGTACATTTTGATTATTCAAGTTCTGAAGCAATAGAGTGGATAGGAGAATATAGCGGAATTGATCCTATTGCTGTTGAAGCATTATTAACAGATGAAACAAGACCTAGAACAACAATCTTAGATGATAATATTTTAATCGCATTAAGGGGAGTAAATTTAAATCCTAATTCTGATCCTGAAGATATGATTTCTATTAGATTATTTATAAGTGAAAATGTAATTATAAGTACAAAAAAAAGAGATTTATTATCTGTAAAAGATATTATTACTAGTTTAAATCATAATAAAGGACCTATAAATAGTTCAGAATTTTTAGTAGCTATTGCAGATAGGTTAACATGTAGAATGGAAGGAACAATTGATAATATTCAAGATAGTGCATCAGAGATTGAAGAATTAGTTATTGAGTCAAATAGTTTAGAACTAAGAACAAAAATCTCAACTATTAGAAGAGAAGCTATAGCTTTAAGAAGATATTTGTCACCTCAAAGAGAAGCTATATATACTTTATATCATAGTAAAATTTCATGGATAAGTGATTATGATAAAATTCAACTAAGAGAGATAAATGACCAATTAATTAGATATGTAGAAGAGTTAGATTCTATTAATGACAAAGTTGCTTTAGTTCAAGATGAACTAACAAACAAAGTTACTGAACAGATGAATCAAAGAATGTATCTTTTATCTATTCTTTCTGCAATATTTTTACCACTTGGATTCTTAACTGGGCTTTTAGGTATAAATGTAGGTGGAGTCCCTGGAGCAGAAAATAAAGATTCTTTTATGATTTTTACATTGTTTTTATTAGTAATTGGTATAGTACAGTATTATTTATTGAAAAAATTTAAATGGATTTAA